The window ACGAACCTCATGCCCGTTCAGGCCAAGGTGATCCCCTACATCCTGGCCGGGCGCGACCTCATGATCCAGTCCCGGACCGGCAGCGGCAAGACCGGCGCCTACGGGCTCCCGCTCCTGGAGCGGATCGACCCCGCGGCCCGCTCCTGCCGGGCGCTCATCCTGGTGCCGACCCGGGAGCTGGCGAACCAGGTTCACCGGGACCTCACCCAGATGGCCGGCGACACGGGGATCAAGCCGGCGGTGGTGTACGGCGGGGTCGGCTACGGCCCCCAGATCGACGCCCTCCGCGGGGGCGCCCAGGTCGTGGTGGGGACGCCGGGCCGGATCCTGGACCACCTCATGCGGCGCACCTTCCACCTGGAGGACCTCGAGGTGGTCATCCTGGACGAGGCCGACCGGATGCTCTCCATGGGCTTCTACCCGGACATGCGGAAGGTCCGCGAGTACTTCCCCCACCGGCGGCACGTCAACGCCTACCTCTCCTCGGCCACCTTCCCCCCCTTCGTGTTCCGGCTGGCGGGGGAATTCCTCACGGGGAAGGACTTCCTGAGCCTGAGCCGCGACCGCGTCCACATCGCCGAGATGGACCACCTGATGTACGAAGTGCCGGCCATGGACCGCGACCGCGCCCTGGTGCGGATCATCGAGTTCGAGAACCCCCTCTCCGCCATCGTCTTCTGCAACACCAAGGCGCGGGTGCACTACGTCTCCGTGGTGCTGCAGCGCTTCGGCTTCAACGCCGACGAACTGAGCGCGGACATCTCCCAGGCGGCGCGGGAGAAGGTCCTCGGCCGCCTGCGCACCGGGGAGCTGCGCTTCCTGGTGGCCACCGACCTCGCCGCCCGGGGGATCGACATCCCCGAACTCTCCCACGTCATCCAGTACGAGGTGGGTGAAGACCCTGAGTCGTACATCCACCGGGCGGGCCGCACCGCCCGGGCCGGCGCCGGCGGCACGTCCCTCTCCCTGGTGGCGGGGATGGAGGAGTTCAAGCTCCTGAAGATCGCCAAAGCCTACGGCGTCAAGATGATCAAGCGCAGCCTCCCGAGCGAGGACGACCTGGCGGAACTGGTGACCGAGCGCGTCACCGCCTTCCTGGAGTCGGACCTGCGCCAGCGGGACAAGCTCCAGGTGGAGCGGATGCGTCGCTTCGCCTCCCTGGCCCGCGGCCTGGCGGACAACGACGAACTCTGCGGCCTGGTGGCCATGCTCCTGGACGATTACTACCAGGAGGCGCTGCACGGCCGCTTCACCGTCGTCCCGCCGGAACCGGTGATGCACCGTCGGGACCGCGACGACGGGCGCCCGCGCTACGGGGACCGCGATCGCCCGCGCCGCGGCGACGGCGACCGCCCGCGCCACAGGGACGGCGACCGTCCGCGCCCCGCCGAGGGTGACGGCCCGCGTTTCGGTGACGGTGACCGCCCGCGCCAGGTCGAGGCAGACCGCTCAGGCCAAGGCGAAGGCGACCGCCCACGCCCCGCCGAAGGCGACCGCCCGCCCCGGACCGAGGGGGACGGTCCCCGTGAAGGCCGCCGCCGTCGCCGCCGCCGCCGCTGAACGTATTCGTAACCATCTTCAGAGACGAGAGCCCTGGGGCGGGATCCCCCTCCCCAGGGATGGGGTTTCTCTTTCCGCCCGAAAGCCCTGCTCCCTCTTCTCCGCTCGTTTCCCGACTTTCGCAGGGGTTTTCCGGCGTCTTCCGGCAGGGAGGGCGCTGAGAATCGACAAAAAAAGCGGCCTTTCGGCCGCTCGCTAAAGGAGGGGTTAGTATCGACAATGTCACTATACCAAAGGCGCAAGCTTCAGTACGTGACGTTTGTCACTAGCGATCCAAACTATGTTATTCACATTGAAATTTCCCGGTTCAGGGCGGAGTGTTCGGGAAGAGCGGTCACAGGCAGCGGGCCCCGTCCCCGGCGAGCAGGGATCGCCACGGGGAGGGACGAAAGGACTTGAACGACCCAAAGGACCAAAATGACCCCGAAACCCGACGGAAGAATGACCCCGCTCCCCGACAGAAAAACTCCCCGCGCCCTGTTGGCAAGCACCCCCCCGGCCCCGGCGGCGCGTGACACTCCCGGCCTGAAGGCGGTGCTACACGGAATCTCTCGAAGCGAGGGGTGACCCCACCCCGAAAGGGGGTTTCCTCGCTTTTTCCCGCCGTCCTTTTGGTCCCTTTGGTCGTTTTGGTCCTTTCGTCCTTTGTCGTCGCACCGCGGGAGGTGGTGAATCCGCTTCCCCGTCGCCCGATTCCGGCTTGAATTCGGCGGGGAAAACTGGTAACGTTCGAGCCTCGCGGACACCGAAACGGCGAGGGGAGGGACACCGATGTGCGGAATCGTGGGGATCTTCAGCCGGGAAGGACGCCTCGACGCCGCCGAGCGGGCCGCCCTGGCCCTTTTCGGCGAACAGCACCGCGGCCAGGAGAGCTGCGGCCTCGCCTGGAGCGACGGGGAGGGGATCCAGCTCCACAAGAGCATGGGCCTCGTCAAGGAAGTTTTCACGCCGGCAGTCCTCGAGCCGATGAAGGGCCACCTGGCCATCGGGCACGTCCGCTACCCCACCCAGGGCGGCGCCACCGTGGACAACGCCCAGCCCCACCTCCTGGAGACCCTCGCCGGCCCTTGCTACGCGCTGTCCAGCAACGGCGACCTGGTGAACTACCGGGAGATCCGGAAGGAACTCGAACGCAAGGGCGTCTTCTTCCGCAGCCGCAACGACGGCGAGGCCATCCTCCGGCTCCTGGCCTACCTGATGGAGATCGAGTGCCAGAGCCTGATCAGCGCCATCGAAACCTGTTTCACCCAGCTCCAGGGCGCCTACTCCACCGTCCTCCTCACGCCGCACGGCCTGACGGCGTTCCGGGACCCCTACGGTTTCCGCCCCATGCTCCTCGGTGAAATCGAGGGCGGCTGGGCGGTCACCTCGGAAAGCTGCGCCCTCAACATCCTCCGGGCGCGAAACATCCGGGAGATCGCCCCCGGCGAGATCGTGGACTTCCGGGAGGACGGCGTCCGGACCCACCGGGGAAACGTGGCCTTCTTCCGGAACGCGCAACACCCCGGCACCGCCCACTGCGTCTTCGAGCACATCTACTTCGCCCGCCCCGACTCCCAGCAGTACGGCCGGCGCGTCTACGACGTCCGTCGGGAGATCGGCCGCCGCCTGGCCGCCGGCGACGCCTTCACCCCCGACTGCGTGGTCCCCGTCCCTGACTCCGCCAACTTCATCGCCCAGGGGTACGCCGAGGCCGCGGGGGCGCCCTTCGCCTTCGGGCTCATCCGCAACCACTACGTGGGACGGACCTTCATCAAGCCCCAGCAGACCTTCCGGGACGAGTCGGTCAAACAGAAGTTCAACCCGCTGGCCGGTTTCTTCGAGGGGAAGTCGGTGGTCCTCGTGGACGACTCCATCGTCCGGGGCACGACGCTGCGGAAGCTCGTCCGCATGATCAAGGGGGCGGGCGCCCGCGAGGTCCACCTGCGCATCGGTTCGCCGCCGGTCCGCTACCCCTGCTATTACGGCATCGACACCCCCACCTTCGAGGAACTCATCGCCAACCAGCTCTCCCTGGAGGACCTCGGGAGGCACCTGGAGGCGGACAGCCTCCGCTAC of the Acidobacteriota bacterium genome contains:
- a CDS encoding DEAD/DEAH box helicase; the encoded protein is MESPAPETPAPESPAPVVDASPAAAARPEGTAPKRARTRRGQSPPPGTPAPETPAADAAPPAPPEPAPVPTPEPPVPAEDLAEPVNALPAIGWEDLPDALRQGATRCGWTNLMPVQAKVIPYILAGRDLMIQSRTGSGKTGAYGLPLLERIDPAARSCRALILVPTRELANQVHRDLTQMAGDTGIKPAVVYGGVGYGPQIDALRGGAQVVVGTPGRILDHLMRRTFHLEDLEVVILDEADRMLSMGFYPDMRKVREYFPHRRHVNAYLSSATFPPFVFRLAGEFLTGKDFLSLSRDRVHIAEMDHLMYEVPAMDRDRALVRIIEFENPLSAIVFCNTKARVHYVSVVLQRFGFNADELSADISQAAREKVLGRLRTGELRFLVATDLAARGIDIPELSHVIQYEVGEDPESYIHRAGRTARAGAGGTSLSLVAGMEEFKLLKIAKAYGVKMIKRSLPSEDDLAELVTERVTAFLESDLRQRDKLQVERMRRFASLARGLADNDELCGLVAMLLDDYYQEALHGRFTVVPPEPVMHRRDRDDGRPRYGDRDRPRRGDGDRPRHRDGDRPRPAEGDGPRFGDGDRPRQVEADRSGQGEGDRPRPAEGDRPPRTEGDGPREGRRRRRRRR
- the purF gene encoding amidophosphoribosyltransferase encodes the protein MCGIVGIFSREGRLDAAERAALALFGEQHRGQESCGLAWSDGEGIQLHKSMGLVKEVFTPAVLEPMKGHLAIGHVRYPTQGGATVDNAQPHLLETLAGPCYALSSNGDLVNYREIRKELERKGVFFRSRNDGEAILRLLAYLMEIECQSLISAIETCFTQLQGAYSTVLLTPHGLTAFRDPYGFRPMLLGEIEGGWAVTSESCALNILRARNIREIAPGEIVDFREDGVRTHRGNVAFFRNAQHPGTAHCVFEHIYFARPDSQQYGRRVYDVRREIGRRLAAGDAFTPDCVVPVPDSANFIAQGYAEAAGAPFAFGLIRNHYVGRTFIKPQQTFRDESVKQKFNPLAGFFEGKSVVLVDDSIVRGTTLRKLVRMIKGAGAREVHLRIGSPPVRYPCYYGIDTPTFEELIANQLSLEDLGRHLEADSLRYLSLGDLLAAAKNGGVYCDACFTGDYPVGVAPGGGSCA